The stretch of DNA CACGGGGTGCGCGAGCGGGCTTCGCGCGTGCGGCGGCGACGGGTGTCGCTCCCGCCATCAGCGCGGTGCCGTAGAGCGCGGCGGCGGATCCGGCGCCGAGCGTCAAGAAGCGGCGGCGGCTGAGTCGTTTGGCGGGACGTGCGGGTTCGTCGCTCACGTGACTCTCCTCACCAGTAACAGGGTTTGATCGTCGGTCTGGGGGCCGTGGGCACGTGCCGCAGACAGTACCGCATCGTGAATCTCCGCCAGGCTTCGCGCCGCGTTCGCCACCACGATGCGCTCGATTCCGGCCACCCCGAACTCGCGCCCGGTGCGATCGGAGACCTCGGAGATCCCGTCGGAATACAGCACGAACAGATCGCCGCGCCCCGCCGTCACGCGCTGCGAGTCGAAACGCGGGTCGGCCGTCACGCCGGCCGGTGGTGCCGTCGATTCGAACGTCTCGCACCGAGCGGCGCCGGTTCGCAGCCGCAGAATCGGCGGATGTCCGGCGTTGGCGACCTCGACTCCCTCACCGTCGAAACGCAGCAGCGCCAGCGTCACGAAACGCTCGCGCTGCTCCAGCTCGAGCAGCAAGAGGTTCAGGTCGCGCAGCACTTCGGGCAACGGCGCCGGGCCGCGCAGCCGGGTGCGCACCGCGCTTCGCACCATGGCCATGAGCGTGCCGGCATGAACGCCGTGTCCCGAGACGTCGGCGATGCACGCGATCGTGGCATCGCCGGATGCGAAGGCATCGAACAGATCGCCGCCGACTTCGGAACTCGGCTGCGCACGGCCATGCACGTCGAAGTGGCCGAGGCGTGCGCCGATCGCGGGCACCAGCGCGTCGTGAATTGCACCCGCCAGCTCGACTTCGGTGCGGAGCCGCAATTGCTGGCGGCCCGCGCGCGTGATGAAGCCGATGAACAGCGCGTAGCCGGCGACCGTGGTCGTGAGGCACGTCATTCCGTCGATGAACAGACGCTGTTTGATCGCAGCCAGGGTGGGCGGCACCGGGCCGACCGTTTCACCGAACATGCGGGCGGCCAGGAAGAACAGCAACGGGAACGCGGCCGCCACGAACGTCCAGCGCCGATCGCGCATCAGGGACTGCAGCGCGATCGCCGACATCAGGCCGGATCCCACCGTGATCACGACCATCAGCTTCATCGGACGCATCGTGGTGACCGCCCACACGTCGTTCATGACGCCGATCACGCAAAAAGTGCAGAACACGGCGAGTGTGAGTTGCAGCTTGGCCGACTCGGGAAGGCTCTGGAAGAAGCGGCGCTGCTCGGCGTTCGACGACGGCCACCCGCGCCCGGTCGGCATGGTTCAGCGCCGCGCGAGCGTGCGGCGCTCGAACGCTTCGAGCCTGGCCCGCAGTTCCGCGGGCATCGCGAAACTGCGCTTCGCCTCGTAGTCGTAGCAGACCTGCACACTGGTCGCGGTCACCACCACGCGGCCGCTCGCACGCTCGCGGATCTCGTAGACGAAGCCGAACGACTTGGTGCCGATCCACTCGCAACGGACCCCGACCTCGAGCACCTCGTTGACCAGCGCCTCGGAGCGGAAGTCCGCGTTCACGCTCGCCAGGATGAACGGCACGCGGCGGTAGTCGTTGCGGCCGTCCTCGAGTTCGGCCCAGTAGGCCTGGCGGCCGACCTCGAGATAGGTGATGTAGACGGCATTGTTGATGTGGCCCATCGCGTCGGTGTCGCGAAAGCGCGGTACCAGGACGTGGTTGACGCGAAAATCGGCTTGCGACACGAGCGAGGGTCTCCTTGAAGCGCGCCGCGCGTGCGCGCGGCGGTTAGAACGCGTTGAACGGGTGCAGGAACGCGGGCCCGCCCGGGTACCAGGCTTCGAACAGCTCGATCGCGGCGGGGGTGGCCTCAAGGAGCGCGGCATGGTTCGCCGCGCGAGCCGGCAGCGCACCCGACACCAGTGATGCGAGCGTCTCGACCGAGGTGCGCGCATGAGCGGGGGCGGGGGCGGCCGCGCGGCTCGGAGTGACGGCGAGCCGCGCGCCGCCGTCGCTCTTCACGCGCCACACGCGGGCATTGCTCGGCAGGAGCGCATCTTCGACTTCGAGCGTGAGTTCACCGCGCGTTCCGGTCGCGATCGGCAACGCTTCGAGCGCGGCCTTCACGTCGACCAGCCGGAGATAGGCGCCGTGCGCGAGGTTCCCGGTGTCGTGATAGGCGCCGATCTCGGAACCCGGATGCAGATTCTGAGCGTCACGCAGCAGATGCGGCCACGCGTTGCGCGCCGGCGCCGCGAGATGAATCTCCTCGACCTGATCGCGCAGCGTCGCGAGATGGCCGATCAGCCCCCGATGAGCCTCGGGCGTCGCGGCGACGATCTCCGAGACCGAGAGCGCCAGCTTGAACGGGCCCTTCGAAGGATCGGCCTCGTAGTAGAGGTAGCCCTCGATGGCACCGCGGCCCTTCGCGTACACCACCCAGTCGCCGGGGTATTCCCACAGTCGCCGCGACCACCACGCTTCGGAACGCGCGAGCGTGAAGTGTCCGCCGGCCGCCACCTGATCGTAGAGCGCCTGAACGCGCGGTCGATCCGGCACCCGCAGGCGCCGCACGTGCCGCGCTTCGTCCGAGGGGGTGAGATTCGCGGGTGCAAATGCGTACTGCTGCACCAGCTCGCACAGTCCCCACCCGAGCTTGCGGTAGAACGAGGCGCGAAACGGATAGAGCATCGAAAGCCCGCGCCCGGCGGTGCGCATCTCGCGCAGCGCGGCGCGCATCATGGCCTCGCCCAGGCCGCGACGCCGATGCTCGGGAGCGACCGCCACCGAGCCGACGCCGACCATCGGAACGTGTCGGCCGCGCACCGCGGCCTCGAGCGGGTAGAGCACCAGCGAGGCCACGATCTCGCCGCCCACTTCGCCGACGCGCACGTCGCGCAGGGTGAATCGTGGATGCTCGGTGTAGAAGCTGCGGCGCTTCTCGAGGCTCGCAACGCGATAGGCGCGGGCGCCGAGATCGGCCAGAGATTCGACGTCGGTGCGCCGCGCCGAGCGGTAGCGCAGTGCCGGCGTGCGCGAGCCACTGCGCCGGGTGCGTTCGGTTGCGCGGCTCACAGAGTCAGCTCCTGCTCGTGGTGGTAGGCCGGCACGCCGAAGCGATCGCGCGTGATGCCGGGGCCGCGCAGGTTTTGCCCGTCCCGGGTGCTGCGCATCACGATTTCGGGTTGGATCCCGGCGTCGAACAAGGCGGTGATCTCCATGCGGTAGTTCCCGGTCGCGAGGGGCCCTTCGCTGCCGAAGATCGGCGCCGTGACGAATCGCCCGCGACGGATCACGGCCTGCGCCTGCGCGAGCGCATGACGCTCACCCGCGCGACTCAGCGTGACCGTGACCAGGGTGCTGTCGGGAAACTGCAGCTCGCCACGTGCGACCACGCCACCGGCGGGCCCGCGTGACGCGCTGAACTGCTTGAGCGGCGCGACGCCTCGAGAGAGGCCGGTGGTGTCGCGACGCGTCTCGATCTCTTCGAAGCTCAAATCCGAGACACCCGACTGCGGCTCGGACCGGGTGCCGCAGCCGACGGTCGCGAACGTCAGCACGAGCATGAGAATCGGTCGCAAGGCACGAGACGGCTCGCGGGGCGGCATGGCCGGCAAACTAGCCGAGCCGCGCCCGCGGCGGAAGCCCCTTTCGGCTGCCACGCCGAGGTTCCGATCTGCGCGGGTTGCCTCTTTCGTTCGCGCGCGACCATCTGCTAGGGTTCCGCCCCTGATTTTGCGAGCGTGTGGGCCTCGCACTCGAAGCGACTTCCCGTTCCAAGGAGCGTGCTCGTGAAGCAGGGCTGGTCGATCCTTCACCGGCCGGGCGCCGTCGTTGCGCTCGTCCTCACGGTCGCGCTGGCGGCCGGTTTGGTGGCGCGCGAATCGTGCGCCCAGAGCACCCCCGCGCCGGCCGACACCTCGAAGGCGGCGACGCTGACCAGGGCCGAGAAGCGCGAAGCACGCAGCGCATCGCAGATCGAGGCAGCCAGGAAGAAGGAAGCCAACCGCACCGCCAAGCGCGAGAAGATCGCGAAGGAAGAAGCCGAGGACGTGACCCACGCGACGCCGTGGCAGAAGGGCGCCAACTGGATGTCGCTGCGCTTCGGCTACGCCAAGTCGGCGGCGGATTTTCATGCGCCCGGCAACGTCGGCGGAGGCTTCGGCTACAACCGCTTCGTGTCGCGTCGCTGGGCCGCGGGCGTGCACGCCAACCTCGATCTGCTCGGCCGCTTCGGTGCGGCCGCCGAAGTTTCGGCACCGCTCACGATCGAGATGACGCGCCACTTCAAGTGGAACACGGGCGCGCGCCCCTACATCGGACTGGGCGCCGGCGCGTTCTACTACCACGTGTACCGCAGCGGCCAGGACTACTCGATGGTGCGCCCCGGTATGTACCTGACCGGCGGCATGAACGTGCCGATCAGCGGCAAGAGCCTGATCGGCGTGGACACGCGCATGCAGTGGAGCAGTGATGCGAAGACCGACAACGTCACGTTCCCCGACGAAGGCCCGAACGTGATGCACTGGAGCATCAAGCTCAACTACTCGAGGTGGATGTAGAGCGCCTCCGCCTTCGCTCCACGCCTTCCAGCACCTCGAACGCGATCCACAGCACTGCGGCCAGACTCGCGAGCGTGATCCAGCCCGCCCGTCTCGGGCGGCCTTCGAGCGCGATCGCCACCAGTGCGAGCGCCAGGCTCACGCCCCACATCAGCAGGGTCGCGTTGCGCGGCGAGAGCCCGAGGTGCAGCAGCCGGTGGTGGATGTGGCTCGAGTCGGCGCGAAACACCGGCTCGCCGCTGGCGGCGCGACGCGCGAATGCCAGCACGCCGTCTGCGATCGGCAGGAACAGCGCGACCAGCGGCAGCAGCAGCGTCACGGTCGCGGTGCCCTTGCGATTCTCGAGCAATGAGATCGCGGCGAGCGCCAACCCCAGGAACTGACTCCCGGTGTCGCCCATGAAGGCGCGCGCGCGCGGAAAATTCCAGCGCAGGAATCCGAGCGTGGCTCCGGCCAGCGGTGCGGCCAGGAACATGACGTAGAAATCCTGGTGCACGCGCCCGGTCCACCACAGCGTCATGGCGGCGATCAACACCACGCCGGCCGCGAGTCCGTCGAGGCCGTCGATCAGGTTGATCGCGTTGGTGACCACCAGCACCCACACGATCGTGAGCGGCAGGTTCAGCCACCCGGCCGCGATCGGATCGCCGAGCGGGTTCGTCACCACGTGTACGCCGAACCCGTATTGCGCGAGCACCACCGCCGCGCACGCCTGGACGCCGAGCTTGGCGAGCGGCGAAGTGCCGCGCGCATCGTCGACCACGCCGAGTGCCAGGATCGGAATCGACGCGAGGGTCAGGCCGAGCAGGAAGCGTGGATCCAGATGATGCGCGGGGCCCGGCAGCAGGTAGCACGCCCATGAGACGCCCAGCACTCCCGCCGCCATCGCAAGCCCGCCGAGCCGCGGCACCGGATCGCGGTGGACGTGTCGCGCGCCGGGCTGAGCGACCGCCCCGATCCGCAGCGCGAGTCGCATCGCCAGCGGCACCAGGAACACCGTGACCAGCGCACTCGCCACCCCGAGGATCAGCGAGTAGGGCAGACGTGGGGTCATCGCGGCTTCATCCCGTTGAGTGCCACCATCAGGGAAGCACGCGACATGACGAACAGCGCCACGAGCCCCGAGGAGATCGGGTTCGGGCGGTGGTGCTTGCGGAAGTAGCGCAACATGCCGCGGTGACGTTCCCAGATCACCTTGTTCGAGACCCGGTGCCTGCTCGCGCCCACGTGGTGTACGGCGCGCGCCGAGGAGACGTAGGTCACGCGCCAGCCGGCCAGGTTCATGCGCCGGCACCAGTCGACGTCTTCGTTGAACATGAAGAATCCTTCGTCGAACGGTCCGACCTGGGCGATCGCTTCGCGCCGCACCAGCATGCAGGCGCCCGAGACCCAGTCCACGTCTCGGACGCTCGCGTGATCCCAGTCGGTGAGCAGATAGCCGCGCGACCACGGATTGCGGGGGAACAATCGAGTGAGCAGCGAATAGCGATTGAAGAGCACGGTGAGCGGCCCGGGATAGGAGCGGGCCGAATACTCGAGCGTGCCGTCGGGATTGTGGATTCGCGGCGCGGCGATGCCGCAGCGCGGATTCGCGGCATGGTGCGCGAGGAGCGCGTCGAGCGCGTCGCGCTCGAGCTCGCAGTCGGGATTCAGCACCAGCGCGAACGGGGTCGTGGTCGCCTCGAGTCCCTGATTGACCGCTCGCGCGAAGCCGAGGTTGTCGCGATTCGCCAGGATCCGCACGCTCGGATGGCGTTCGCGCAGCCATTGCGCGGTGCCGTCGCCGGGGCTGTTGTCCACGACCAGGGTCTCATGCGAATGGCCGGCCGCCGCCGCCTCGAGTGCGTCGAGGCATCCGGCGAGCGGCTCGCGCGA from Candidatus Eisenbacteria bacterium encodes:
- a CDS encoding acyl-CoA thioesterase; translation: MSQADFRVNHVLVPRFRDTDAMGHINNAVYITYLEVGRQAYWAELEDGRNDYRRVPFILASVNADFRSEALVNEVLEVGVRCEWIGTKSFGFVYEIRERASGRVVVTATSVQVCYDYEAKRSFAMPAELRARLEAFERRTLARR
- a CDS encoding glycosyltransferase family 2 protein → MEFSAVIVNYDSREPLAGCLDALEAAAAGHSHETLVVDNSPGDGTAQWLRERHPSVRILANRDNLGFARAVNQGLEATTTPFALVLNPDCELERDALDALLAHHAANPRCGIAAPRIHNPDGTLEYSARSYPGPLTVLFNRYSLLTRLFPRNPWSRGYLLTDWDHASVRDVDWVSGACMLVRREAIAQVGPFDEGFFMFNEDVDWCRRMNLAGWRVTYVSSARAVHHVGASRHRVSNKVIWERHRGMLRYFRKHHRPNPISSGLVALFVMSRASLMVALNGMKPR
- a CDS encoding serine/threonine-protein phosphatase, with protein sequence MPTGRGWPSSNAEQRRFFQSLPESAKLQLTLAVFCTFCVIGVMNDVWAVTTMRPMKLMVVITVGSGLMSAIALQSLMRDRRWTFVAAAFPLLFFLAARMFGETVGPVPPTLAAIKQRLFIDGMTCLTTTVAGYALFIGFITRAGRQQLRLRTEVELAGAIHDALVPAIGARLGHFDVHGRAQPSSEVGGDLFDAFASGDATIACIADVSGHGVHAGTLMAMVRSAVRTRLRGPAPLPEVLRDLNLLLLELEQRERFVTLALLRFDGEGVEVANAGHPPILRLRTGAARCETFESTAPPAGVTADPRFDSQRVTAGRGDLFVLYSDGISEVSDRTGREFGVAGIERIVVANAARSLAEIHDAVLSAARAHGPQTDDQTLLLVRRVT
- a CDS encoding undecaprenyl/decaprenyl-phosphate alpha-N-acetylglucosaminyl 1-phosphate transferase, with the protein product MTPRLPYSLILGVASALVTVFLVPLAMRLALRIGAVAQPGARHVHRDPVPRLGGLAMAAGVLGVSWACYLLPGPAHHLDPRFLLGLTLASIPILALGVVDDARGTSPLAKLGVQACAAVVLAQYGFGVHVVTNPLGDPIAAGWLNLPLTIVWVLVVTNAINLIDGLDGLAAGVVLIAAMTLWWTGRVHQDFYVMFLAAPLAGATLGFLRWNFPRARAFMGDTGSQFLGLALAAISLLENRKGTATVTLLLPLVALFLPIADGVLAFARRAASGEPVFRADSSHIHHRLLHLGLSPRNATLLMWGVSLALALVAIALEGRPRRAGWITLASLAAVLWIAFEVLEGVERRRRRSTSTSSS
- a CDS encoding GNAT family N-acetyltransferase, whose amino-acid sequence is MSRATERTRRSGSRTPALRYRSARRTDVESLADLGARAYRVASLEKRRSFYTEHPRFTLRDVRVGEVGGEIVASLVLYPLEAAVRGRHVPMVGVGSVAVAPEHRRRGLGEAMMRAALREMRTAGRGLSMLYPFRASFYRKLGWGLCELVQQYAFAPANLTPSDEARHVRRLRVPDRPRVQALYDQVAAGGHFTLARSEAWWSRRLWEYPGDWVVYAKGRGAIEGYLYYEADPSKGPFKLALSVSEIVAATPEAHRGLIGHLATLRDQVEEIHLAAPARNAWPHLLRDAQNLHPGSEIGAYHDTGNLAHGAYLRLVDVKAALEALPIATGTRGELTLEVEDALLPSNARVWRVKSDGGARLAVTPSRAAAPAPAHARTSVETLASLVSGALPARAANHAALLEATPAAIELFEAWYPGGPAFLHPFNAF